Proteins co-encoded in one Gossypium arboreum isolate Shixiya-1 chromosome 11, ASM2569848v2, whole genome shotgun sequence genomic window:
- the LOC108473208 gene encoding dirigent protein 15-like, with the protein MEKRMIFAWAMIFCLAVAPVYGQYYSKTIKAGPRVEKMTRLRFFFHDIPVGKDPTTFLIAQANITQKFFSPSPYGSLYSMDDPLTLGPNRTSKMVGNAQGLYLALSKDPTKFSAVFYADFAFTTGKFKGSSFSLFSRYPLTDFVPGPNIIREMAIVGGTGAFRMAKGFALFRASSSSAKTGDASLEVDVTLYHY; encoded by the coding sequence ATGGAAAAACGGATGATATTTGCATGGGCAATGATATTTTGCCTCGCTGTAGCACCGGTATATGGCCAATACTACTCCAAAACTATCAAGGCAGGTCCTCGGGTGGAAAAAATGACCCGACTTCGCTTCTTCTTCCACGATATTCCCGTTGGAAAAGATCCTACTACATTCCTGATAGCTCAGGCTAACATCACCCAGAAATTCTTTTCCCCATCCCCATACGGAAGCTTGTATTCAATGGATGATCCCCTCACTCTAGGACCTAACCGAACATCCAAGATGGTTGGAAATGCCCAAGGGCTCTACTTAGCATTAAGTAAAGACCCTACCAAGTTCTCTGCGGTTTTTTACGCTGATTTTGCGTTTACCACTGGCAAGTTCAAGGGGAGCTCCTTTAGCTTGTTCTCACGATATCCCCTCACAGATTTTGTTCCTGGCCCCAACATAATTCGTGAAATGGCAATAGTGGGAGGGACAGGTGCGTTTAGGATGGCCAAAGGGTTTGCACTATTTCGGGCCAGTTCTTCTAGCGCCAAGACTGGAGATGCTAGTCTCGAGGTCGATGTTACTTTGTACCACTACTAA